One Hypanus sabinus isolate sHypSab1 unplaced genomic scaffold, sHypSab1.hap1 scaffold_151, whole genome shotgun sequence DNA segment encodes these proteins:
- the LOC132387080 gene encoding beta-1,3-galactosyltransferase 5-like: protein MAPGIQRGQGSVTRHRANKANASFWLRVFPKGIPGGNRFLKAGILLQLLLCLIPVALWSRERSGGSFRPRCPSRLNGTSFLTRPAGRCDDSAPFLVLLVPSSPDEFEARSVIRQTWGSERRFGGARAVTYFLLGHGRDRQDSIRREAAEHRDIIQGDFSDTYYNLTLKVLLGLEWICCYCRSPSFVMKTDTDTFVNTDYLLELLSRAPRSNLLTGLIHRGAKPYRGTKNRWYISKEEYPGKTYPPYCAGSGYVLSTDLACRVWNISGTPPLFRLEDVYVGMRVAELKVEPVPIHTERVFSSYREPFSICSYRRLVTSHHVRNFEKLLYWKALQDSVGEGCPGDP from the exons ATGGCGCCTGGGATTCAGCGCGGCCAAGGGAGCGTAACCAGGCACCGAGCAAACAAAG CAAATGCGAGCTTTTGGCTGCGGGTGTTTCCCAAGGGAATACCCGGGGGCAACAGGTTCCTCAAGGCCGGGATTCTCCTTCAGCTGCTCCTCTGCCTGATCCCGGTGGCCCTGTGGAGCAGAGAGAGGAGCGGCGGGAGCTTCCGGCCCCGCTGCCCCTCGCGGCTGAAcggcacctccttcctgacgcgGCCCGCCGGCCGGTGCGACGACAGCGCCCCCTTCCTGGTCCTCCTGGTGCCCAGCTCCCCGGATGAGTTCGAGGCTCGCTCGGTCATCCGCCAGACCTGGGGGAGCGAGCGGCGGTTTGGCGGGGCCAGGGCAGTCACCTATTTCCTTTTGGGACACGGGAGGGATCGGCAGGACTCGATCCGACGGGAGGCCGCAGAGCACCGGGACATCATCCAGGGTGATTTCTCTGACACGTACTACAACCTGACCCTCAAGGTGCTGCTGGGCTTGGAGTGGATCTGCTGTTACTGTCGCTCCCCCTCCTTCGTGATGAAGACGGACACCGACACGTTCGTCAACACCGACTACCTGCTGGAGCTCCTGTCCCGCGCTCCCCGCAGCAACCTCCTCACCGGTCTCATTCATAGAGGCGCCAAGCCATACCGCGGGACAAAGAACCGGTGGtacatcagcaaggaggagtacCCTGGGAAAACGTACCCACCTTACTGTGCCGGAAGCGGCTACGTCCTGTCCACGGACTTGGCTTGCCGCGTGTGGAACATCTCCGGGACGCCGCCCCTGTTCAGACTGGAGGACGTGTACGTGGGGATGCGCGTCGCGGAGCTGAAGGTGGAGCCGGTGCCCATCCACACCGAGCGCGTCTTCTCCAGCTACAGGGAGCCGTTCTCCATCTGCTCCTACCGGCGGCTCGTCACCTCGCACCACGTCAGAAACTTCGAGAAGCTGCTCTACTGGAAAGCGCTGCAGGACTCGGTCGGAGAGGGTTGCCCCGGAGACCCCTGA